Genomic window (Achromobacter sp. B7):
GCCAACTCGCGGGCGCGATACGTCGCGGCCAGCGTGAGCTTGAAACGATTGGGGATTTGATTCAGACAGTCTTCGACAGTGATGCGAGCCATTAGGACACCTGGTGCTGATGGATGATAGGGAGAATGCAGTCGGCTCAATGCTCGGCAGGGATGCCAAGTTGCGAGAACAACTGAGCGTGCCGGGCGGCCTGAGACGAAAAGCGCAGCCTTGCGGCACTGACGATTTGTATCAGCTCCGACAAGGCTACGCTAAATTCTTGATTAATAATAACATATTCGCATTCAGGCGCGTGGGCGATTTCGCCGCCCGCCGCCATGAGCCGCCGCGCGATCACTTGCGGCGCATCCTGGCCCCGCGCCTTCAAGCGGCTTTCCAATTCTTCGATCGACGGCGGCAGCACGAAAATGCCGATTGCGCCCGGAAAACGCTGCTTTACCTGACGCGCGCCTTGCCAATCGATTTCCAGCAGCACGTCGCGGCCTTCGCGCGTTGCGGTGTCGATACGGTCGCGCGGCGTACCGTAAAAATTACCATGTACTTCGGCCCATTCCAGCAGGTTTTGCCCGTCGCGCATCTCTTTGAAATCGTCCGTCGAGACAAAGCGATATTCGCGGCCGTCTTCTTCGCCGGGGCGAGGCGCGCGCGTGGTGCACGAGATGGAAAGTTCGATGGAAGGGTCTTGCGCTAGCAAGGCCTTCACCAGGCTGGATTTGCCCGCGCCGCTGGGGGCGACGACCATGAAGACGTTTCCGGGATTGGCGTACATGAATAAAGACCGGCGTGTGATGCTAAGACCGGAAGTCTAGCAAATCAGACGGCAGGGCAGGGGAAAACCCGCTGTCACGCCGCCTGATCGCCGTTGCGGTGGCGCCTGGACCAGCCTAGCTGGCCGGTTTGGTCGCCGCCTGGATCAACTTGCCGCCCGGTGCCGGGGAATCGCTACCCAACAGGTGCCCGTTGACTTCGATGCCGTAAAGCGAGTCGTCGGAGTCATGGTATTTGGCCCGGGTTGCCGCAACCGAATCCTTGTAACGCGGGTCTTGCGGCCGTTCGTGCGCATTCATGAAGTAGGCCACGTCCCAGGCTTCTTGGTCGCTCAGCATGCCGGCTTGCCCCAGCGGCATGTTGGCCTTGATGAAGCCGGCCGCGTTGCCGATCTGGTGCATGCCCGCGCCCCAGTTAAACGAATCGGCGCCCCACAACGCCGGGAAGACCCAGTGCTTGCCGTTCTTTTGGCCCTGGCCTTCTGCGCCATGGCAAACCGCACAGTACTGCCCATAGACCTCGCTGCCGCGCACGTAGTCGGCCTTCTGCGCCGGCGCGGGCAGTTTGCGATATCCCTGGCCTTGCAGGACGACGCCCGTGGGCGCTTTGCTGGCCAGCCAGAACATGTAGCTTTGCAACGCGACCAGCGTGGAATCGTCCGCCGCCGGGGCCTTGCCGTTCATGCTGAAACGAAAGCAGCCCTGCAGGCGTTCCGCAAGCGTGTTGACGTGTTCGTTCTTGGCGCGATAGGCCGGATACAGCACGTACGCGGCCCACATCGGCGCCGAGTCCGGGCGGCGGCCGGCATCCAGATGGCAGCTGGCGCAGGTCAGGTCGTTGCCCACGAATTTGCCTGCCATTTGCGGGGTGTGCAGGAAAATCTGCTCGCCTTGGCGCACGATCTTGCCGAATTCGGTGTCGGGCAGCGACGATGCCGAGGGCGGTGTGAAGGCCGGGCGCGGTTCGGCGGCCGGCGCATTTGCGGCGGCAAGCAGCCCCAGCGCGGCGGCGCCCGCAAGCACGGCGCGGCGAATTGCGCCCGACGTGATGGCGCCGGACGTGATGGCCGACTCGGCCTTGACGGCGGCTTCGCGCACGTTGTCGGACGTGGCAGTCCGGGTGGATACAGGCGTCATGGGCGGGCTCCCGGCACGGCCGGTGCTTGCGCGGCCAGTAAATCAGCGGCCTTGGGCAGGCCGGCGTAGTAGGCCGAAACGGCATCGATTTCGGCATCGGTCAGCCGTGTTGCCACCGCCGGCATCAAGGCAAGCGGTCCGGGCGGGCGTTGACCTTGGCGCCAGGCCCGCAATTGACCCGCGATGTACGCGGCCGGCTGGCCGGCCAGACCAGGGAAATTCTCGCCCACGCCGATGCCGCCGGGGCCGTGGCACTGATTACAGGCCGGGACGTTTTTGTCCCACGCCCCACGCGTCGCCAACCAGGCCCCCGTGTCGGCCGGCGTTACGGGATTCATCGCCGTGGCCGCCAAACGGTCGATGTTCAAAGGCGAGGGCAATGACGCGTAATAGCGCGCCACCGCCGCCTGCTGCTCGGCGTTCAGCGCCTTGGCGGTTGCCGCCATGACCGGGCTTACTCGCGACCCGTTAGCCATGGCTTGCAGTTGTTCGGTCAGATACTTGGCGCCGATGCCCGCCAACTGCGGGAACCCCGCAGCGGGGTTGCCTTCACCGCGTGCGCCGTGACAGGTCACACAGGCAGGCGCGCCGTTCGCGCCTTGCATACTGATCTGCTTGCCGTCGGGACCAGCCGCGCCCTGCGCCTGTGCGGCAGCAACGCCCGTCAGACTCAAGAGCAACGCGGCGGGTAAAGACCGTGGGGTCATGGTTGCCTGCTCCGATATTGTTATTGACTATGGGTAATAAGCTAATTGCCGCAGATTATATAAAGACTTGTGACAGATCTGCGCATTTGTCTGATTGCGCGCGCGTCTTCCACTCGCTTCCTCTCGCAGGAACCGAGCCGGAACTGTGTCTGGTTTGGAAACTTTGCTTGCAGCATCGCGCTAATGATTGCGGTAGCATCTCGCCGATTGATAACAAGGAGAATCCGATGCACGCAAACGAGATCGAACCACCACGCGTGGCCCTGGTAACCGGTGCAGGGACGGGAATTGGCCGCGCCGTGGCGCTGGAATTTCTGGCGCAGGGCTATCGCGTCGTGCTGGCGGGACGCCGCCGCGACCCGCTGGAAGCTACCCGCACGGCGGCGGGCGAAGACGGCGTGCGAGCGCTGGTGGTGCCGACCGACGTCTCGGACGAGCATGCGGTGCGTGATCTTTTCGACACGACGCAGCGTGAATATGGCCGGCTGGATGTGCTGTTTAACAATGCCGGCCGCGGCGCGCCCGCCATGCCTATCGAAGAACTGCCCGTGTCGGTGTGGCGCGAAGTCGTCGACACCAATCTGACCGGCATGTTCCTGTGCGCGCAAGCGGCTATCCGCGTGATGAAGGGGCAAACGCCGCAGGGCGGTCGCATTATTAACAACGGGTCGATTTCGGCGCATGCGCCGCGTCCGTTCTCGATTGCCTACACGGCAACCAAGCACGCCGTGACCGGCCTGACCAAATCGATTTCGCTGGATTGCCGGCCGTATGGCATCGCCTGCGGGCAGATCGACATCGGCAATGCCGCCACCGACATGACCGAGCGCATGGCCAACGGCATCTTGCAGGCCGACGGCAGCACCAAGGTCGAACCGCGCATGGACGTCGCGCACGTGGCGCAGGCCGTTGCCGCCATGGCGCGCCTGCCGCTGGACGCGAATGTGCAGTTCATGACCATCATGGCCACCAACATGCCCTTCGTGGGCCGGGGCTGAATGCGGAACAGCCTGTCGGGAAATTCCCGACGGGCTGCTTGGCTTACCCCTGATCGTCAGGCGCCCGGCAGGCGCCTTTTTTTCGTCCGCGGTTTGGCGAGATTTATCGCGACGCCTGGGCCAGCATCTGGCCTTGCGTGGTGTCCAGATAACGGCGGGCGCCAACGTAGCGCTTCGTCCAGTACGGGTTCTTCATCTCGTCAACGCGCACTTTCGTGCCACGGCGGGGAGCATGAACGAATTTGTTCTGGCCAATATAGATGCCGACGTGCGAGGTGACGCCGCGACCGCGCGTGGCAAAAAATACCAGGTCGCCGGGACGCAGTTCTTTTTTGTTGGGCACGGATTTGCCTTCGCTGCGCTGGGCACGCGCCGTGCGGGGCAGTTCAAGACCGGCGATTTCGCGGAATACGTACAGCACCAGGCCGCTGCAATCAAAACCTTCGGCGTCATCGCCACCCCAGCTGTACGGGGTGCCAATGGCGTCCAGGCCGGCCTGCACGACGCGTTCACTCAGGGTGGGAACGGTGGGCTCTTGCGCCAGGCGCAGGCCGCTAAGCGTCGGGCGGGCTTGTTCGGTGGGCAGTGACGCCTGGGCGGCGTTGGGCAGCCACGAAAGGGTCAGTGCAAAGAGGGGGGCTGACAGGAAAACGGGAATGCGGAAACTGGCAAATCGGACTTTTCGCGTGGGCGGAGTCATTACGTCACTTCAAAAATCGGAGTAGGCGGCATGGCTTTGCCTAACGGGGGCAAGCCGGCGGAAAGGGGGCGTCCCGGGCCACGCAAGCCACGGAAGCCGTTGAATTATAATGGAATAAAGTTTCATTACATTTGTAGTGCAATGCAGCATTATCGGTGCGTTGTCGTTACTTTCCGCCCGGGAACCGATGTAACGGGCGCAGCAATTTCGGCTGGACGCGGTGACCGGCCCCGCCCGGGCAGGGCAGTGGCAAATATGACGCTTCATGCGCGAACGCCTCGGGCATAATCGACCGCATCGGCGCTGGCGGGCCTGACAGACCCCGGGCGCCGAGCAAACCGATAAGACAGATAAGAAGCGGAGCAGAGCTCAATGATGAATGCAGTACACCCCGTGTCTTCCATGAACCGGCCCGATGCCTTGCCCTTTGAACCCTTTCAGGACGCCCGCGCCGCCGTCGCCCGGCTGGCCGAGATCTACGCGCGCAACACGGCATTCCTGCGGGCGGCATTTCGCGAGGTGCTGAAGGAAGGGGCGAAAGAGCACGCAAAGGAAGGCGCAAAGGAAGGCGCCAACGAGGGCGCGAAGGAAGGCAGCGGCACCGCGCCTGAGCGTGCGCGGGCCTACTACCCGGCGATCCGTATCGTGGTGGAAACCTACGACCCCATCGACACTCGCTTGTCGTACGGCCACGTGGCCGAACCCGGCATCTACCAAACCACCATTACCCAGCCCGAACTGTTTCGCGACTACCTGATCGAGCAGGTCGGCCAGCTGCTGCAAAACCATCGCGTCGCGGTCGAAGTCGGCGAGTCCGATTCGCCCATCCCGCTGCATTTCGCCTTCCCGGAAGGCGCGTATGTCGAGGGCGAGCACCTTGAAGCCTTAAAGCGTCCGCTACGCGACCTGTTTGACGTGCCCGACTTGGCCGTTACCGACGACGCCATCGTCAACGGTTCCTGGCGCGGCAAGAACGGCGAGCCCAAGCCGCTTGCTCCGTTCACCGCCCAGCGCGTTGACTACTCTTTGCACCGTTTGCAGCACTACACGTCAACCGCGCCGGCGCATTTTCAGAACTTTGTGCTGTTCACCAATTACCAGTTCTACGTCGACGAATTCTGCGCGCGCGCCCGTGCGCTGATGGCCAGCGGCAACGAGGACTACGAGATGCTGGTAGAGCCCGGCAACCGTATTACCCGGCGCGGCGAAAACGGCCCGGGCGACGAAGGCCAGGGCGTGCGCCTGCCGCAAATGCCCGCCTATCACCTGGTGCGCGGCGACCATTCCGGCATCACGCTGGTCAATATCGGCGTGGGTCCGTCCAACGCCAAGACCATCACCGACCACATTGCCGTGCTGCGTCCGCATGCCTGGCTGATGCTGGGCCATTGCGCCGGCCTGCGGGATTCCCAGCGTTTAGGCGACTACGTGCTGGCGCACGGCTATGTCCGCGAAGACCATGTGCTGGATGCCGATCTGCCCACCTGGGTGCCGGTGCCCGCGCTGGCCGAAGTGCAGGTGGCGCTGGAACAGGCGGTGCAGGAAGTGGCGGGGCTGTCGGGCTGGGACTTGAAGCGCATCATGCGTACAGGCACCGTGGCCACCATCGACAATCGCAACTGGGAACTGCGCGACCACGTTGAACTGGTGGAACGTTTTGCGCAGTCGCGGGCGATTGCGCTGGACATGGAATCGGCCACCATTGCCGCCAACGGTTTCCGCTTCCGGGTGCCGTATGGCACGTTACTGTGCGTGTCAGACAAGCCCCTGCATGGCGAACTAAAACTGCCCGGAATGGCCAGCGTGTTCTATCGCCGGCAGGTCAACCAGCATCTTGAAATTGGCATCCGCGCCCTGGAGCGCCTGCGGGACATGCCGCCGGAACGCCTGCATTCCCGCAAGCTGCGCACCTTCATGGAAACGGCCTTCCAGTAGTCGCGATCCGTCCCCAAACGGCCGCCATTTTTCGAGGCGAGCCCGTTTGCGCTATTCTCGCGCGTTGCTCGGTAATCCCAGGCTTTCGCGAGATGTCCGCGCGGACGCCTTCAAGACGTGAAGGAATGCATTTTGGCTCCATCGGAACACGATGATCGCCGCTCTGGCGGCACGCGCGCAGCGAAGGCGAACCCGCCTTCGGAACTGCGGCGCACCTTGTCCGCGCGCCATCTGACAATGATCGCGGTGGGCGGGTCCATCGGCACCGGCCTGTTCGTGGCGTCCGGCGCCACCATTGCGCGCGCCGGCCCCGGCGGTGCGCTGCTGGGCTATGTGCTGATCGGCGTCATGGTCTATTTTCTGATGACCAGCCTGGGCGAACTGGCCGCCGCCATGCCCGTGTCGGGCTCGTTCTCCACCTATGGCGCGCGCTACGTCGAAGACGGTTTCGGCTTCGCGCTGGGCTGGAACTATTGGTACAACTGGGCAGTGACGGTGGCCGTGGACCTGGTGGCGGCGCAGCTGGTCATGGCCTACTGGTTTCCCGACGTGCCCGGCTTCTACTGGAGCGCCTTGTTTTTGGCCATCACCTTCGGCCTGAACGCGATGTCGGCGCGCGGTTTCGGCGAAGCGGAATTCTGGTTCGCGCTGATCAAGGTCGTGGCGGTGCTGGGTTTCGTCGCGATGGGCGTGATGATGCTGCTGGGCATCATCCGTGGCGGCGAAACGGGAGGGTTGGCGAATTGGACGGTGGGCGACGCGCCCTTCGCGGGCGGCTTTGCCGCACTGATCGGCGTGGCGATGGTGGTGGGCTTTTCGTTCCAGGGCACCGAATTGATCGGCATTGCCGCGGGCGAATCCAAGGACCCCGCGCGCAACCTGCCGCGCGCCGTGCGCCAGGTTTTCTGGCGCATCCTGCTGTTCTACGTCATGGCCATCCTGGTGATCGGCCTGCTGATCCCGTACACCGATCCGCACCTGCTGCGTAACGATGTCGAAGACATCAGCGTCAGTCCGTTCGCGCTGATCTTCGAACGCGCGGGCTTGCTGGGCGCGGCCTCCGTCATGAACGCCGTGGTGCTCACTTCGGTGCTGTCCGCGGGCAATTCGGGCATGTACGCCGCCACGCGCATGCTGTACAGCTTGGCCCGCGAGGGCAAGGCACCGCGCATTTTTGGTCGCATTTCGCGTAACGGCGTCCCGCTGTGGGCGCTGCTGGCGACCACCGTCGTGGCCGCCTTGTGCTTCTTCACGTTTATCTTCAGCCCGAACGCGGTCTACATCTGGCTGCTGAACACCTCGGGCATGACGGGTTTCATCGCCTGGCTGGGCATCGCCATCAGTCATTACCGGTTCCGGCGTGGCTACGTCAAACAAGGTCACAGCCTGGCTGACCTGCCGTACGTGTCGCCGTTCTTTCCCTTCGGTCCGATTTTTGCCTTTGTACTGTGCCTGATCATCACGCTGGGCCAGAACTACCAGGCGTTCCTGCAGGACCGTATTGACTGGGGCGGCGTGGTGGCCACGTATATCGGCATCCCGCTGTTCCTGTTGATCTGGCTGGGGTATCGCGTGACGCGCGGCTCGCGTTTCATCAGCTACCGCGACATGCGTTTCCCGGATGCGCGGGCGCGCAGCGAATATCTGGATTCCGCCTTGCGAGGCGAACCGGCGGCAGGCGAGGCGCGTTAGTCGCTCCTTGCCCCAGGACAATCGCCCTTAGATGATGTTCTTTTCAAGCAGGGGGCGGTTGTCCAGAACGCGCTGGAACGACAAGGGAGACAAGTCCAGGCTGCGGTAGGCGCCGTACCGTAGCAGCTCTGCGATGCCTCGTCCGGTAGCGGGCGCTTGCTGAAGCCCATGGCCGGAAAAGCCGTTGGCGAAATACAGGTTGGGGCAATCGGGATGGGCGCCGATGATGGCGTTGTGGTCGAACACGTTCATTTCGTAATAACCGGCCCAGGCGCTGCGCACGCGCACGGCCTCGAACGCGGGCACCCGGGCCGCAAGCGCTGGCCAGACGTGGTTGTCGAACGCATCGAGCTGGGCGTCAAGCGGCAAGTCGTCGGCGTCGTCCGCGGCGTCAGGCGAATAACCGCACAGAAATTTGTCGCCGTCCGGACGAAACCAGATGCCCGACGGGTCGATCAGCAAGGGGCAGTGCGGCAGCGCCTGCGGGCAGCTGAAGCTGAACACGGTACGCCGGCGGGCGCGCACGGGCAACGCTATGCCAGCCCATTGGGCCACGCGTGCCGCCCACGGGCCTGCCGCGTTGACGGCCACATCGCAGGGCAGCGCGGCGCCGTCGCTTGTCCAAACCCCGTTCACGCGTGCGCCGTCGCGCAGCAAGCCCACCGCTTGCGCGCGCCGGTACGTTGCGCCTTGCGCGATCGCCTTCTTGCGTAGCGCCTGCATCAACCCGTAGCCATCGAACCAGCCTTCGCCGGACAAGCCCAGCGCGCCCAGCGCCAAGTCGGCAGTATTGAGCCACGGGAATCGCGCTTGCAATTGAACCGGCTCGAGCAAGGCGACGTCGACGCCTTGCGAGCGCTGCGTGTCGTAGTTGCTACGCAGCGTGGCGCAGCCGGCGGCGCTGGCCAGGTACAGATAGCCGGGCTCGGTCAAGCCGATATCGGGCGCCGGATCGTCCACATACAAGGTAGCGGCCAGGTCGCGCAGGAACGCAATGCCCATTTGCGACATGCCGATATTGACGGGCGTCGAGAACTGCTGACGAATGGAACTGGCCGATAGCGCGGACGAAGCCTGGGCGTACGTCGGGTCACGTTCCAGCACCGTGACGTCAAAAGCGTCCGGAGTTTGGCTTAGAAAGTAGGCGATAGAGCTGCCAACGGCACCTCCGCCAATGATGACGACGCGTTGCAAGGCTTGTAGTCCCGTTTTGTATCCAGGGCCAGTTCGGCTTAGCGGCAGCTTGACGGCTTCTGTGCAGCGGCGCAAGCCCCTGCGCGTGTGGCGCCAACCTGCCCACCGGGTGGGGCGGCGCTTACGGCGCCACGCGGCACTGCTCCAGCATCCAGGCGCCAAATTCGCGCACCAGCGGCGATTCGGCCTGGGTATGGGGATAGACGAAGTAGTAGGCGTCGGCGCTGCTGAGCGCTTGGGGAAACAGCTGGATGAGTTCGCCGGTGTCCAGTTCGCGTTCCACCAGAAAGCGCGGCAACAAGGCCGCGCCCAAGCTGGAGGCGGCCGCTTGCGCCAGCATGGATGCCTGCTCGAACTGAGGGCCCTGCATGGCGCGCGCCGCGCTGGCGCCGTGTTGGTCAAACCACGAGGCCCATTGTGCGGGGCGGGACGTCTGGTGCAGCAGCACGACGTTGGACAAGTCCGCGATGTGCCGGATACCGTGCAAGCGTTGATAGCGCGGGCTGCTGACGGCGATGACCTCTTCGTGCATCAGGTACTCGCACACGGCGCCGGCCCAGTAAGGCGCGCCGAAATGGATGGCCGCGTCAAACGGCTCTTGCGAGAACTCAAAGGGCAGGGTGCGCGACGTGAAGTTGATGGTGACTTCGGGCTTGCGGGCCATGAAATCCCCCAGGCGCGGAATCAGCCAGCGGGTGCCCAGCGTGGGCAGCACCGCCAGATTGAGCTGGTCGCGGCGCGTGCAGGCCATGGTGCGGCGGGTGGCTTCTGACAGCTGGTGCAACAGGATGCGCACCTCGGACGCGTAGGCGCGGCCGGCATCGCTTAGGACCACGCGCTGGCGCACGCGGTGGAACATCGTCACGCCCAGCTGGGTTTCAAGCTGGTGGATCTGGCGCGATACGGCGCTTTGGGTCAGGTGAAGTTCGTCCGCCGCGCGCGACACGCTGTTGCGCCGGGCGACTGCTTCGAAGGCCAGCAGGTTGGCGACGGGCGGCAGAAAGGTCTTGCGGAACATGGGGCTTCCTAATGGATACAGCCTTGGAATACAGCCTTGACGTAAACCCCCCATGACAACACGCCCTTGCGGCCGACCCTATAGGAAAAGTCTGGAATGCAAAGAGGCCGCTTGCGCGGCCCCCCGGATCGCATCAAACCGCCATGGCTTATTCGATGTTCTGCGCCTGTTCGCGCATCTGTTCGATCAGCAGTTTCAGGTCCATGGCGGCGCGGGTGACCTCCATGCTGCCTGCCTTGGAACCCAGCGTATTGGCTTCGCGGTTCATTTCCTGGAACAGAAAATCCAGGCGCTTGCCCGCGCTGCCGGCGTTTTTCTTACCCGATGCGGACTTGCCGCCGCCGTCGGTCAGCAGGTGACGCAATTCTTCCAGGTGCGAACGCAGCCGCGACAGTTCTTCCGCAACGTCGATACGCAAGGCAAACAGGTTGGCTTCTTGCGACAGGCGTTCGGACAGCTCGGTGCCCGAGATGTGCGTGAAGCCGCCAGGGAAGGCCGATTCCACACTTTCGCGAAGCTTGGCGGCCAGCTTGTCGCGGTGGTCCGACAGCAGTTGCGGCAGATGCGCCTGCACGATGTCGACCACGCGGGCGACGCCGTCGGCGCATTCGCGCATCATGCCCGCCAGGCGTTCGCCTTCGCGCGCGCGGCCCTCCTGCAATTGGGTCAGCGCTTGCTGCGCCGCTTGCAGGCAGGCCGCGCCCCACACCTGCGGGTCCAACGCGTCGTTGCCGCGTTGGCCGGGCCAGTTGAATAATTCCACCAGCCGGGGGGGCGCGATGTCGGGAACGATGCGGCGGGCGGCCTGCAACTGCTCGGCCAGGCTTTCCAGCCACGTCGGGTCCAGCTTGGACAGGTCGGTGCTGGCGTTGCGCGTGAATGACACCCGGATCTCGACCTTGCCGCGCGCCAGGTTGGCGGTCAGCAGTTCGCGCAGCGGCGTTTCAACGTGCCGCAACTCGTCGGGCAAGCGGAAATACAAATCAAGGAAGCGGCTGTTGACGCTGCGCAGTTCAATGGCAAGCGTGCCTTGTTCTAGGTCTGCTCGGGCGTTGCCGAATGCGGTCATGCTGCGAATCATGGTCGTGTCCTGATAAAGCTTGGGTAAGAGCCGGTTGCGCCGGGGCCCGCAGCGCCCCGGTAAAGGGGGGCGGGTCTGTGTTTTCAACCGGATATATCGCGGCAGGATACTCCAAGCGGGAATTTCCTGCGGCGCCTGCCCGTACAATGCCGCGAACCAATATCTAGACTGGAGTTTGCTTGTGACCACTACGCCCACCATCGCCCGTCCGTCCGGCCGCGCTGTAGACGAACTGCGGCCGTTCAGCCTGGAACGCGGCTTTACGCGCTATGCCGAAGGCTCGGTGCTGGTCAAGGCCGGCGACACCCACGTGCTGTGTACCGCCAGCGTGCTGGAAAAAGTACCGCCGTTCCTGAAGGGCAAGGGCGAAGGCTGGGTCACGGCGGAATACGGCATGCTGCCGCGCGCCACCCATACGCGTGGCGACCGCGAGGCGGCCCGTGGCAAGCAAAGTGGCCGCACACAGGAAATCCAACGCCTGATCGGCCGCAGCCTGCGCGCCGTCTTCGACATGCGCGCACTGGGCGAACGCACGCTGCATCTGGATTGCGACGTGTTGCAAGCCGACGGCGGCACGCGCTGTGCCAGCATTACCGGCGCGTGGGTGGCGGCGGCCGATGCCGTCGCCTTGCTGATGAAGCGTGGCGACCTGGCCGTCAACCCGATCCGCGATGCGGTTGCCGCCGTGTCGGTGGGCTTGGTGCAAGGGCGTTCAGTGCTGGACCTGGACTACCAGGAAGATTCCGCGTGCGATGCCGACGTCAACGTCATCATGACGGGCAGCGGGGCCTTTGTTGAAGTGCAGGGCACCGGCGAAGGCGCCACGTTCACCCGCGCCGAATTGGACACCATGCTGGTGCTGGCCGAAAACGGCATCGCCAGCCTGGTCCGTGCCCAGCGCGCGGCGTTGGTGTAAGCAGCTGTCGTGAAAAGGGATCCGGGCAAAGCCTGCGCGGATCCCATAAGTAGGCGGGCATACCGGTACCGGTTCCCGCCCGTCTCAGCCGGGCAGCAACGCGCCAAGCTTGTCAGTTTTCTCCAAGCCCCAGATCGACGCGATCAGCGTGCGCAGTTCGGCTTCCGTTGCCGCGTCGGCGTAGCGGCCCAGGCTTAGCGTCTTGTCCTCGATTTCCGCGCGGCTCAAGGTGTTGCCCGGGTCGCCCTTCGGCTCGTCAACGCGGCCTTGCAGCGTGCGGCCATCTTGCGTGGTGACGGTGACCTTGCCGATCCAGCGTTGCGGATAAGCCTTGTCCACTTCCTCGTCCAGCACCATCTCGACCTTGCCCCGGAATGCCGCCACGGCCGGGTCATCCAGGCCGGCATCAAATTCAGCCAGCCCGGCGCGCCCCTGGCGGGCGATGAGGCCCAGCACCGTTCCCATCGAAAACTTGGACTGATGCACCGTCTGCGGGTTGACGACGGGCCCCAGCACGTCGATGGCGCCTTGATGCACATGCGCCACCACGCGCGCCACGTCGGATTCTGCCAGCTTGTGTTCGCGCAGCACCTGTTGCAGCGCATCCGCTGCCGGGTGCGTATGACGGCACGACGCATGGAACTTGAATGAGGTTTCGGCCAGCGCCCAGCGTTCGCCCAGGCGGTCGCACAGCTTGGACGGGTCCGCGTCGGACGACATGCCGGCCGCCATCCCCTGCG
Coding sequences:
- the gmk gene encoding guanylate kinase encodes the protein MYANPGNVFMVVAPSGAGKSSLVKALLAQDPSIELSISCTTRAPRPGEEDGREYRFVSTDDFKEMRDGQNLLEWAEVHGNFYGTPRDRIDTATREGRDVLLEIDWQGARQVKQRFPGAIGIFVLPPSIEELESRLKARGQDAPQVIARRLMAAGGEIAHAPECEYVIINQEFSVALSELIQIVSAARLRFSSQAARHAQLFSQLGIPAEH
- a CDS encoding FAD-binding oxidoreductase encodes the protein MQRVVIIGGGAVGSSIAYFLSQTPDAFDVTVLERDPTYAQASSALSASSIRQQFSTPVNIGMSQMGIAFLRDLAATLYVDDPAPDIGLTEPGYLYLASAAGCATLRSNYDTQRSQGVDVALLEPVQLQARFPWLNTADLALGALGLSGEGWFDGYGLMQALRKKAIAQGATYRRAQAVGLLRDGARVNGVWTSDGAALPCDVAVNAAGPWAARVAQWAGIALPVRARRRTVFSFSCPQALPHCPLLIDPSGIWFRPDGDKFLCGYSPDAADDADDLPLDAQLDAFDNHVWPALAARVPAFEAVRVRSAWAGYYEMNVFDHNAIIGAHPDCPNLYFANGFSGHGLQQAPATGRGIAELLRYGAYRSLDLSPLSFQRVLDNRPLLEKNII
- a CDS encoding C40 family peptidase; this encodes MTPPTRKVRFASFRIPVFLSAPLFALTLSWLPNAAQASLPTEQARPTLSGLRLAQEPTVPTLSERVVQAGLDAIGTPYSWGGDDAEGFDCSGLVLYVFREIAGLELPRTARAQRSEGKSVPNKKELRPGDLVFFATRGRGVTSHVGIYIGQNKFVHAPRRGTKVRVDEMKNPYWTKRYVGARRYLDTTQGQMLAQASR
- a CDS encoding AMP nucleosidase, coding for MMNAVHPVSSMNRPDALPFEPFQDARAAVARLAEIYARNTAFLRAAFREVLKEGAKEHAKEGAKEGANEGAKEGSGTAPERARAYYPAIRIVVETYDPIDTRLSYGHVAEPGIYQTTITQPELFRDYLIEQVGQLLQNHRVAVEVGESDSPIPLHFAFPEGAYVEGEHLEALKRPLRDLFDVPDLAVTDDAIVNGSWRGKNGEPKPLAPFTAQRVDYSLHRLQHYTSTAPAHFQNFVLFTNYQFYVDEFCARARALMASGNEDYEMLVEPGNRITRRGENGPGDEGQGVRLPQMPAYHLVRGDHSGITLVNIGVGPSNAKTITDHIAVLRPHAWLMLGHCAGLRDSQRLGDYVLAHGYVREDHVLDADLPTWVPVPALAEVQVALEQAVQEVAGLSGWDLKRIMRTGTVATIDNRNWELRDHVELVERFAQSRAIALDMESATIAANGFRFRVPYGTLLCVSDKPLHGELKLPGMASVFYRRQVNQHLEIGIRALERLRDMPPERLHSRKLRTFMETAFQ
- a CDS encoding SDR family oxidoreductase, with the protein product MHANEIEPPRVALVTGAGTGIGRAVALEFLAQGYRVVLAGRRRDPLEATRTAAGEDGVRALVVPTDVSDEHAVRDLFDTTQREYGRLDVLFNNAGRGAPAMPIEELPVSVWREVVDTNLTGMFLCAQAAIRVMKGQTPQGGRIINNGSISAHAPRPFSIAYTATKHAVTGLTKSISLDCRPYGIACGQIDIGNAATDMTERMANGILQADGSTKVEPRMDVAHVAQAVAAMARLPLDANVQFMTIMATNMPFVGRG
- a CDS encoding c-type cytochrome, translated to MTPRSLPAALLLSLTGVAAAQAQGAAGPDGKQISMQGANGAPACVTCHGARGEGNPAAGFPQLAGIGAKYLTEQLQAMANGSRVSPVMAATAKALNAEQQAAVARYYASLPSPLNIDRLAATAMNPVTPADTGAWLATRGAWDKNVPACNQCHGPGGIGVGENFPGLAGQPAAYIAGQLRAWRQGQRPPGPLALMPAVATRLTDAEIDAVSAYYAGLPKAADLLAAQAPAVPGARP
- a CDS encoding c-type cytochrome; translated protein: MTPVSTRTATSDNVREAAVKAESAITSGAITSGAIRRAVLAGAAALGLLAAANAPAAEPRPAFTPPSASSLPDTEFGKIVRQGEQIFLHTPQMAGKFVGNDLTCASCHLDAGRRPDSAPMWAAYVLYPAYRAKNEHVNTLAERLQGCFRFSMNGKAPAADDSTLVALQSYMFWLASKAPTGVVLQGQGYRKLPAPAQKADYVRGSEVYGQYCAVCHGAEGQGQKNGKHWVFPALWGADSFNWGAGMHQIGNAAGFIKANMPLGQAGMLSDQEAWDVAYFMNAHERPQDPRYKDSVAATRAKYHDSDDSLYGIEVNGHLLGSDSPAPGGKLIQAATKPAS
- a CDS encoding amino acid permease; translation: MRRTLSARHLTMIAVGGSIGTGLFVASGATIARAGPGGALLGYVLIGVMVYFLMTSLGELAAAMPVSGSFSTYGARYVEDGFGFALGWNYWYNWAVTVAVDLVAAQLVMAYWFPDVPGFYWSALFLAITFGLNAMSARGFGEAEFWFALIKVVAVLGFVAMGVMMLLGIIRGGETGGLANWTVGDAPFAGGFAALIGVAMVVGFSFQGTELIGIAAGESKDPARNLPRAVRQVFWRILLFYVMAILVIGLLIPYTDPHLLRNDVEDISVSPFALIFERAGLLGAASVMNAVVLTSVLSAGNSGMYAATRMLYSLAREGKAPRIFGRISRNGVPLWALLATTVVAALCFFTFIFSPNAVYIWLLNTSGMTGFIAWLGIAISHYRFRRGYVKQGHSLADLPYVSPFFPFGPIFAFVLCLIITLGQNYQAFLQDRIDWGGVVATYIGIPLFLLIWLGYRVTRGSRFISYRDMRFPDARARSEYLDSALRGEPAAGEAR